The Lycium barbarum isolate Lr01 chromosome 4, ASM1917538v2, whole genome shotgun sequence nucleotide sequence GGTAAAAGGAGCACAAAAATGGAATAAATATAGGAAATTCCTTCAGAAACAAGTTCTGGTAAACCCTCTGCTTACTTCTGCGCAAGGATAGGGCCAGATTTCATGCAACCAATATATACCCTGGGTTTTGAACGATGTGTAGCTAGAGTTGCTGCAAGTGTTCCTGTAGTTATGAATGCATGCAGGTTAATAGTGCGAGCAAAGACAGTTCACTTGTAGCAATAGCATGGTATTTAAAAGGGATAATTACAGTTTTGGAGTGCTCTAGAAAATAACAGCAGGCAAATAAACATaaaatacacatataatataattATATAAATTGTCAGTGTATAGCTTTTGTATATTTGGCTAGCGGCCATAATGAATTTTGGCCGACAGGACAAAAATGAAAAAATCCTTATTTAGAATCCATAAAGGCTGCATTTACCTATATTTAGGTGCACATCATCATCAACTTTGACATAGAAATCTGCATCCCAGAGAGCAATAGCAGTAGTAAAAAAGCTCTTTGTCTTGGCTGATAGTTCAAGGTATCCCACAACATGTTCCTAATGAAGTTCAATTGCACGTCAGCTTTTGAGGAACAACTAATTATCTGTCCATAAGAGGGGCCGGATTTCATACAGGACTAAGCATTGACATTACCAGCCTTAAGAAATCTCCATGTTGTTTCTCTTCTGCTTCGATTGCTCTATCAAGAATGCCGCCTGATGTTGCACTGATGAAATGATAATTGAATGAGTAATAATATAAATGACCAAGCACCTCACAATAGATAGGAGAGACGTACAAATAATCCAACATCTTTGATAATTAAGGAATTGTTCGCAAAATAATCTGTATAAGTTTAAATAAAGTTTGAACAGAATCtgtaaaacacttagtaaaaacAGATTACACTGTATAAAATACTTAAAACCAGTAAACTACAGAAACTGGAAAATGAACAAAAACAgtgttggaaaaaataatttcagaatataatcgagcccacttagttcaaagtgtgtccttaaggaaattattcccctcacagtactcgaggttgatggaatatcccctcccaggatagaacgattatcttaccagaatagtagtactccaaattccggtagcggcgaaccactcaacgACAGTGTATCACACTGAATAAAACAAGACAGTTTTGGAGAGAGAGTTTATTTTGTTGCAGGAAAAATTCGTACTGAATTCTGGAACAAAACAGGAATTTATAGCAGTTGGAGGTATGGAGGTACTGATTctgaatgtttgcaaccattcagATCAGTCACCAGGTTTTTGGAGGGAAATTCGAAAAAATCCGGGAAGAAAAAAACGGACCGGATCGGTCACAAGTCGCGGGTCAGGGTCGATTCGCGTTGGATGTAAGAAAAGTTTGTCCAAAAagataatcaatcaatcgatctttgccaaagccaaagccaaagccgaaaccgagccgagcgagcgacgacggcgcgaggggtcctTGCCCCCTCAACCCTTTAGCGACTAAAGACggtgtaatgtaatatatacacctctcttttcctctctttttcctatgtgggacaaatgctttaaccaaagcaaaaagggaccttttacattccccaaagcaaatcatcccatcatttcccattcaccacTATCAAAACCCAACAAGAGTTCCTATACAAAGAAATTATGAACTGAATTTTTTTATCAGTACATTCCTTTTTgggatttttttcatttttggcctgtGGGCTGAAATTGATTATGGGCGCTAggcaaaatatacaaaacatatacactgattatatatattatatataccatttatgtatattttatgtatatgatgtgtatattatatgtttgttcatacttaatatacaaaacctatacatttgttGGCTATTATTCTTTTGAGCCATCCAAAAATGTAACtaccccttctttttttttttttttttttcctttttttgtgtGTGGAGAAAGTTAATAGTAAATCAtcaacacattctttaagaaAGTTCTGCAGTAAAttcaaagaaatatttttcatggagTAGCCTCTCCCTAACACAAACAAATAGAAGAAAGAAGAATGGAGATTATTGTCTGATACCGGCAAATCATTACCAGTTACAACATGAAGCTTGGTAACAACACCTGAAGGAGTGAGAAGGACATCAAACCTAATCTAGTGATCTCATACCTGTGTCCTATTACAAACCGCATCACAATGCCCTTTTCCTTCTCAAGCTTCTTTAGCTTATCACCTGCTTTACCGCAAATCAATACCGAAATTTTCAGTAGGCAACTCGTTGTAATACATGCGCACAAAAGAGTAAGAACACAGCATTAATTAATGAAGTTTTCAAGAACCTTGAGGCATCCAGGTAGCACGAACTGAGTCTCTTCTCTTTCGGCTACTAAAGGCAGTGTTTATCCCTATGACCATCAGATATTTTCTCTTCTTTGTTAATTCAGGGTTCTTCAAATCTTCAGTTATTGGAGAGCCACTCGTTATAGAATCCTGCAAGGCCCTTGCTGCAGCTAATACCATCTCCAGATTTGAGATTGTTTTATCCAGGGTTCTGCATCTTGTTAAAGAAAACAATGATAAACAACTCTTACTTTTTAAAAGGAGATAATCACATTCCAATGCCTTTTCGGTAATCTAATTTACaaaatagccagcaaatgtataggtttCGTATATTAAGTATAATATACAAATAAcatacatattgtatacataaatatacataatcagtgtatattTGGCCGACGGGTAAAAATGAAAAAATCCCTTCTAAATTCTTATATTAAAGCATGATTCTCACAAAATCTATGAATAACAAGCATAAGAAACATACTGTACGGCATGATGAATCCTTGAAGCTTCCCCAAGAATATCCTTGGCTTCACTTTTTACATCATTCCGCTAAAAACAACAAGACCAAAATCATTAATGCCCGACAAACTTGAATACCAAAGTACCTAAGATTGCATTTCTGTCCGCCTTTATTGCATAGTACTTAAAGTTTTAGGATCACTGTCCTCGCAGACTAACCTTACCTTTTGATCACCAGCCTGTGATGTCCTTGATATGCCTTTAGCTTCAGGTACTGTCCACATTCTACAGTCATAATAACACAGTTAACAGTGAGCAGAGACATGCTCACAGCATAATGAATAAAGAGCTTTTCTCATTTATGGCACGTCGGCCCAAATTAATTACGTGCGCTAGCcaagatatatacatatacactgattatgtatattatatatagacaTATTGTATATATTTATACTTCACATACAACACATACATTTGACGGCTATTATTTTTTTGGATGTTCcttattttttattcttttcgAGTAATAAAATAGTCTCTGAGATAAcaatttgattttaaaaaaaaaaaaaaatggatagagTTGCAAAGGGGGAAGCTGCTGGAGAGAACTGTTATGACTAGAACATCACATTGTCAAAATTAAGGAATAACAAGTCTTTGTTACAAGCCTCTAACACTTCAAAGTCCGCAAATCTTTTCAGATAACCAAAAATCTAGGCTAACGACAGTGGCAATTGCAGTGCATTAAAAAACCGATATAATTAGTAAATTTTCTTAAACTTGAAAAACATTCACCTCCAACTAATCAAACCACCAAAGAGAAATTCCCATTAAGAAACAAAACTTAACTCTAATGTACCGGCAATGAGACCAACAACGAAAACTAAAAGTTTTGCGATCAATGTGAGGACAACAGATATTAGCAAATTCAGGTTCTAATCAGAGTCTCAATACCACACAATTGGTTTGCGGTGCATAAATTGTTGATGGATGTTAATACAAAACAAATTTTTTTTGGACTTCCTTAAACTTCGAATCCCATTTGCCGGTTCATGTGCAAGAAAAGAACTACAACCGTATGCAAAGGACAAAAGCGTGAGGGTTACAACTGACTTGCATTTTACAAGGTCAGAAAGTTACTTTTTACATTAAATCAGAGACAAGCATTGCTACAATAGTCATCTCAAAACTTAAAAGTAATACtccattttaatttgtttgtcttactttcctttttagactgttaaaaaagaatgtctctttcctaatttggcaactctttaattccaacatCTTACCtgacatatttaagaccacaagctTTAAGAGCATTTTGGTAAATTACAtgcacaagattcaaaagtattctttattttttaaaactcCGTATTCAGTCAAACTAAAAACACAAATTGAATCGTAGTGACTGGTGAGTAGTCAAAATGGAACCAAAGCCAAGTATCTGCTTCATCATATACTCTATGATTTCCTCAATTGTATGGACAAAGTTTAAAGACTCATTATTATCCATATTAGCAAACTACAACAAA carries:
- the LOC132636337 gene encoding probable beta-1,3-galactosyltransferase 2 isoform X2 — protein: MKNTMSWKSKRTESVLKGVVSRNLTIFLCIGCFCAGMLFTDRMWTVPEAKGISRTSQAGDQKRNDVKSEAKDILGEASRIHHAVQTLDKTISNLEMVLAAARALQDSITSGSPITEDLKNPELTKKRKYLMVIGINTAFSSRKRRDSVRATWMPQGDKLKKLEKEKGIVMRFVIGHSATSGGILDRAIEAEEKQHGDFLRLEHVVGYLELSAKTKSFFTTAIALWDADFYVKVDDDVHLNIGTLAATLATHRSKPRVYIGCMKSGPILAQKGVRYHEPEHWKFGGDGNKYFRHATGQLYAISKDLAAYISINRHILHKYANEDVTLGSWFIGLDVEHIDDRKLCCGTPPDCETKAQAGNICVASFDWNCSGICKSVERIKDVHRRCGEGQNALWSTVF
- the LOC132636337 gene encoding probable beta-1,3-galactosyltransferase 2 isoform X3, with translation MKNTMSWKSKRTESVLKGVVSRNLTIFLCIGCFCAGMLFTDRTLDKTISNLEMVLAAARALQDSITSGSPITEDLKNPELTKKRKYLMVIGINTAFSSRKRRDSVRATWMPQGDKLKKLEKEKGIVMRFVIGHSATSGGILDRAIEAEEKQHGDFLRLEHVVGYLELSAKTKSFFTTAIALWDADFYVKVDDDVHLNIGTLAATLATHRSKPRVYIGCMKSGPILAQKGVRYHEPEHWKFGGDGNKYFRHATGQLYAISKDLAAYISINRHILHKYANEDVTLGSWFIGLDVEHIDDRKLCCGTPPDCETKAQAGNICVASFDWNCSGICKSVERIKDVHRRCGEGQNALWSTVF
- the LOC132636337 gene encoding probable beta-1,3-galactosyltransferase 2 isoform X1, with protein sequence MKNTMSWKSKRTESVLKGVVSRNLTIFLCIGCFCAGMLFTDRMWTVPEAKGISRTSQAGDQKRNDVKSEAKDILGEASRIHHAVQCRTLDKTISNLEMVLAAARALQDSITSGSPITEDLKNPELTKKRKYLMVIGINTAFSSRKRRDSVRATWMPQGDKLKKLEKEKGIVMRFVIGHSATSGGILDRAIEAEEKQHGDFLRLEHVVGYLELSAKTKSFFTTAIALWDADFYVKVDDDVHLNIGTLAATLATHRSKPRVYIGCMKSGPILAQKGVRYHEPEHWKFGGDGNKYFRHATGQLYAISKDLAAYISINRHILHKYANEDVTLGSWFIGLDVEHIDDRKLCCGTPPDCETKAQAGNICVASFDWNCSGICKSVERIKDVHRRCGEGQNALWSTVF